The following coding sequences are from one Mycolicibacterium aichiense window:
- the bphC gene encoding biphenyl-2,3-diol 1,2-dioxygenase — translation MSLIKGLGYVTVAASDIERWRHFAFGVLGFAQGTGSDASALYLRMDERAARIIVVPGDVDRIVTVGWEVRDHTDLEQVKAALDTAGISFKQLLPDEADSRRVEEVIAFDDPAGTSLEVFHGAVLDHSPVVTPFGARFVTGNQGLGHIVLPALDVDGAFAFYTEVLGFTSRGAFRVPAPPEFGPIRVRFMGVNQRHHSLAICPAQTVRDPGLIHLMVEVDSLDAVGQALDRVNAAGFALSSTLGRHTNDKMVSFYVRAPGDWDIEFGTEGMRVDEMYYTAEEITADSYWGHQWVSDLPAAMRP, via the coding sequence ATGAGTCTCATCAAAGGCCTGGGCTACGTCACCGTTGCCGCCTCCGATATCGAACGCTGGCGCCACTTCGCATTCGGTGTCCTCGGCTTCGCCCAGGGCACGGGTTCCGATGCGTCAGCGCTGTACCTACGGATGGACGAACGAGCCGCACGCATCATCGTCGTGCCCGGTGATGTGGACAGAATCGTCACGGTCGGATGGGAGGTGCGCGACCACACCGACCTGGAGCAGGTCAAGGCCGCACTCGACACTGCCGGTATCTCCTTCAAACAACTGTTACCGGATGAAGCAGACAGCAGGCGTGTCGAGGAAGTGATCGCCTTCGACGATCCCGCCGGAACCTCGCTGGAGGTCTTCCACGGCGCGGTCCTCGACCACTCCCCTGTCGTGACCCCGTTCGGCGCGCGTTTCGTCACCGGCAATCAGGGACTGGGCCACATCGTGTTGCCCGCGCTCGACGTCGACGGAGCATTCGCCTTCTACACCGAGGTCCTGGGGTTCACGTCCCGTGGCGCATTCCGGGTCCCCGCGCCGCCCGAGTTCGGGCCGATCCGGGTGCGGTTCATGGGTGTCAACCAACGGCACCACAGTTTGGCGATCTGTCCCGCACAAACGGTTCGCGATCCGGGCCTGATCCACCTGATGGTCGAAGTCGACTCGCTCGACGCAGTGGGTCAGGCGCTAGATCGGGTCAACGCCGCGGGCTTTGCACTATCGTCGACCCTGGGTCGGCATACCAACGACAAGATGGTGTCGTTCTACGTGCGCGCGCCCGGCGATTGGGACATCGAATTCGGCACCGAAGGGATGCGCGTCGACGAAATGTACTACACCGCAGAGGAAATCACCGCAGACAGCTACTGGGGGCATCAGTGGGTATCCGACCTTCCGGCGGCCATGCGTCCATGA
- a CDS encoding acyl-CoA dehydrogenase family protein — translation MSERVIDRVHQVADRLREQGTEAEKIGMLTDETVKLMKSAGNIRLLQPKTHGGLEVHPREFAETVMATATLDPAAGWINGVVGVHPYQLAYADPKVAAEVWADDIDTWVASPYAPQGVATPVDGGYIFTGRWQFSSGTDHCDWIFLGAMLGDAEGKPLMPPQMLHMVLPRRDYEIVEDSWNVVGLRGTGSKDVIVKEAFVPSYRTMDATKVMDGTAQREAGMTDTLYLMPWSTMFPLGISAATIGIAEGALAAALDYQRERVNASGVAVKDDPYVMYAIGEAAADINAARQELLANADRIYDLVDAGKEVSFEDRAAGRRTQVRAVWRAVSAVDEIFARCGGNAARMDKPLQRYWRDVHVGQAHAIHVPGTVYHASALSSLGVDPQGPLRAMI, via the coding sequence ATGAGTGAGCGGGTAATCGACCGGGTGCACCAGGTTGCCGATCGACTGCGAGAGCAGGGAACCGAGGCCGAGAAGATCGGCATGCTTACCGACGAGACCGTCAAGCTGATGAAATCGGCAGGCAATATCCGCCTGCTCCAGCCGAAGACACACGGCGGGTTGGAGGTCCATCCTCGCGAGTTCGCCGAGACCGTGATGGCCACGGCCACGCTCGACCCGGCCGCCGGCTGGATCAACGGCGTGGTCGGTGTGCATCCCTATCAGCTGGCGTATGCCGATCCCAAGGTCGCCGCCGAGGTGTGGGCCGATGACATCGACACCTGGGTCGCGTCGCCCTACGCTCCTCAGGGCGTCGCAACGCCCGTCGACGGCGGTTACATCTTCACCGGCAGATGGCAATTCAGCTCTGGCACCGACCACTGCGACTGGATCTTCCTCGGCGCGATGCTCGGTGACGCCGAGGGCAAACCTCTGATGCCGCCGCAGATGCTGCACATGGTCCTGCCCCGCCGGGACTACGAGATCGTCGAGGATTCCTGGAATGTCGTCGGACTGCGCGGCACCGGCTCCAAGGATGTCATCGTCAAAGAGGCGTTCGTGCCGTCCTATCGCACGATGGATGCGACGAAGGTGATGGACGGCACCGCGCAGCGCGAAGCCGGAATGACCGACACGCTCTACCTGATGCCGTGGTCGACGATGTTCCCGCTGGGGATCAGCGCAGCGACCATCGGGATCGCCGAGGGCGCCCTGGCCGCCGCGCTGGACTACCAGCGTGAGCGCGTGAACGCCAGTGGCGTCGCAGTCAAGGACGACCCCTACGTCATGTACGCCATCGGCGAAGCTGCCGCCGACATCAACGCCGCCCGACAGGAATTGCTGGCCAACGCCGATCGCATCTACGACTTGGTCGACGCCGGCAAGGAGGTGTCCTTCGAGGACCGGGCGGCGGGCCGCCGTACCCAGGTCCGCGCTGTGTGGCGCGCGGTATCAGCGGTCGACGAGATCTTCGCGCGGTGCGGCGGCAATGCCGCGCGGATGGACAAACCGCTGCAACGGTATTGGCGGGATGTGCATGTCGGGCAGGCGCACGCGATCCATGTTCCCGGAACGGTCTACCACGCGTCGGCTCTGAGCTCGCTGGGCGTGGACCCGCAGGGTCCGCTGCGAGCGATGATCTGA
- a CDS encoding 2Fe-2S iron-sulfur cluster-binding protein, whose protein sequence is MSDVDNRSELPGDLLGDDTSSAATTFGNADTATVRVDLDGTSHHLRWPRDATLVDTLISAGIAAPHSCREGHCGSCVATAVRGEVHMASCEILEPDDLAEGLILGCQARPVSDDLHIEF, encoded by the coding sequence ATGTCAGACGTCGACAACCGCAGCGAATTGCCCGGTGACCTCCTTGGAGATGACACCAGCTCAGCGGCAACCACTTTCGGCAATGCCGACACCGCGACCGTCCGGGTCGATCTGGACGGAACCAGTCACCATCTGCGGTGGCCCCGGGACGCCACACTCGTCGACACCTTGATCTCAGCCGGAATCGCGGCCCCCCACTCCTGCCGTGAAGGCCACTGCGGGTCATGCGTGGCGACTGCCGTACGCGGTGAGGTGCACATGGCCAGCTGCGAGATTCTCGAGCCCGACGACCTCGCCGAGGGCCTGATCCTGGGTTGCCAGGCCAGGCCGGTGTCCGACGACCTGCACATCGAGTTCTGA
- a CDS encoding flavin-containing monooxygenase has translation MSTGSKSDVDVVVVGAGFAGLYALHRFRSQGLSVRVFEGAPDVGGTWYFNRYPGARCDVESVDYCYSFSDELQQEWTWTEKYATQSEILAYINWVADKLDLRRDITFNTRVVGAVLDEQTVRWTVSTDAGESVVARFVVMATGPLSASITPKFPGLDSFRGEIYHTAHWPHEGVDFTGKRVAVIGTGSSGVQSIPIIAEQAQQLYVFQRTPNYSVPAGNRPLTAEEIADIKANYAERRRVSWRSGGGSPHVAHPKLTMDATPEERRAAFETRWELGGVLFSKTFADQMVSLDANEEARKFYEEKIRSVIDDPDLADLLIPDDHPIGTKRICTDSNYFQTFNRPNVTLVSVKKTPIESIDETGITTAETHFDIDALVLATGFDAMTGSLAKIDIVGRAGQRLVQDWADGPRTYLGLGTDGFPNLFLVSGPGAPAVLANMVLHAEAHVNWISDAISYLDENGYAGIEPTADAVDSWIAECAQRAEATLFTKANSWYLGANVPGKPRQFMLFIGGFGTYLDICNEVAGAGYTGFDLLKAP, from the coding sequence GTGAGCACTGGATCGAAGTCCGATGTCGATGTCGTCGTGGTGGGGGCCGGGTTCGCCGGCCTGTATGCCTTGCACAGGTTCCGCTCGCAGGGGCTGTCGGTGCGGGTGTTCGAGGGCGCACCTGATGTCGGCGGCACCTGGTACTTCAACCGCTATCCAGGCGCTCGCTGTGATGTCGAAAGCGTGGACTACTGCTATTCGTTCTCCGACGAGTTGCAGCAGGAGTGGACGTGGACCGAGAAGTACGCCACGCAGTCCGAGATCCTGGCGTACATCAATTGGGTGGCCGACAAGCTGGACCTGCGCCGGGACATCACCTTCAACACTCGCGTGGTGGGCGCGGTGCTCGACGAGCAGACGGTGCGCTGGACGGTGAGCACCGACGCAGGGGAGAGCGTCGTGGCGAGATTCGTGGTGATGGCAACAGGCCCCCTGTCAGCCTCCATCACACCGAAGTTCCCAGGGCTGGACAGCTTCCGAGGCGAGATCTACCACACAGCGCATTGGCCCCATGAGGGCGTCGACTTCACCGGCAAGCGCGTCGCCGTGATCGGTACTGGGTCTTCGGGAGTTCAATCCATCCCGATCATCGCCGAACAAGCCCAGCAGTTGTACGTGTTCCAGCGCACACCGAACTACAGCGTCCCGGCAGGCAACCGGCCGTTGACGGCCGAGGAAATCGCCGACATCAAAGCCAACTACGCCGAGCGACGACGGGTATCGTGGCGCAGCGGCGGCGGGTCACCGCATGTCGCGCATCCGAAGCTGACCATGGACGCCACCCCCGAGGAACGGCGGGCCGCTTTCGAAACGCGCTGGGAACTGGGGGGCGTCTTGTTCTCCAAGACCTTCGCCGATCAGATGGTGTCCCTGGACGCAAACGAGGAAGCCCGCAAGTTCTACGAGGAGAAGATCCGCTCCGTCATCGACGATCCCGATCTGGCCGATTTGCTGATCCCCGACGACCATCCGATCGGCACCAAGCGAATCTGCACCGACTCCAATTACTTCCAGACGTTCAATCGGCCCAACGTGACGCTGGTCAGCGTGAAGAAGACTCCTATCGAGTCGATCGACGAAACCGGAATCACCACCGCTGAAACGCACTTCGACATCGATGCACTGGTTTTGGCTACCGGGTTCGACGCCATGACCGGCTCTCTGGCCAAGATCGACATCGTGGGTCGCGCCGGTCAACGGCTGGTGCAGGACTGGGCCGACGGGCCGCGCACGTATCTGGGATTGGGCACCGACGGGTTCCCCAATCTGTTTCTGGTGTCCGGCCCCGGGGCGCCGGCAGTGCTGGCCAACATGGTGCTGCATGCCGAGGCCCACGTGAACTGGATTTCCGATGCCATCTCATACCTCGACGAAAACGGTTACGCCGGAATCGAACCGACCGCCGACGCGGTGGACTCCTGGATCGCGGAATGCGCGCAACGCGCCGAGGCGACACTGTTCACCAAGGCCAACTCCTGGTACCTGGGCGCGAACGTGCCCGGCAAACCACGCCAATTCATGTTGTTCATCGGCGGCTTCGGCACCTACCTCGACATCTGCAACGAGGTGGCCGGCGCCGGGTACACGGGCTTCGATCTGCTCAAGGCGCCGTGA
- a CDS encoding mycofactocin-coupled SDR family oxidoreductase produces the protein MSGLSGKVVLVTGAGRGTGRVHCERFADEGADVIMLDHSDAADDLRATALRVEQRGRRAVLGTADVADLAAVTAAVDAGVERLGRLDVIVANAGIHSPGAPAWQITAQDWQRTIDVNLTGVWHTVRAGVPHVGSEGGSVVIISSTNGLRGTAGTAHYTASKHAVVGLARTLANELGPRNIRVNTVHPGAVATPMVRNPATYRRLRPDLDDPTEADAAEVLTARNLLPVPWVEPVDVANAVVFLASDHARYITGTQLVVDAGLTQKTT, from the coding sequence ATGTCAGGCCTATCGGGGAAGGTCGTCCTGGTCACCGGGGCGGGTCGCGGCACGGGTCGCGTGCACTGTGAGCGGTTCGCCGACGAGGGTGCCGACGTCATCATGCTCGACCACAGCGACGCCGCCGATGATCTACGTGCGACCGCACTGCGGGTGGAACAGCGGGGCCGGCGCGCCGTCCTCGGGACGGCCGACGTCGCCGACCTTGCCGCAGTCACCGCCGCGGTCGATGCAGGGGTCGAGCGCCTCGGCCGCCTCGACGTGATCGTCGCCAACGCCGGCATCCACAGTCCCGGCGCCCCGGCGTGGCAGATCACTGCTCAGGACTGGCAGCGCACTATCGACGTCAATCTCACCGGGGTATGGCACACCGTCCGAGCGGGTGTGCCGCATGTCGGGTCCGAGGGCGGCTCCGTCGTGATCATCAGCTCCACCAACGGCTTACGCGGCACCGCCGGGACCGCCCACTACACCGCCAGTAAGCATGCTGTCGTCGGCCTGGCCCGCACACTGGCCAATGAGCTGGGTCCGCGAAACATTCGGGTCAATACCGTGCACCCCGGCGCCGTCGCCACACCGATGGTGCGAAATCCGGCGACGTACCGGCGGTTACGGCCGGATCTCGACGACCCCACCGAGGCTGACGCCGCCGAGGTGCTCACTGCGCGGAACCTGCTTCCGGTGCCGTGGGTCGAGCCCGTCGACGTGGCCAACGCCGTCGTCTTCCTCGCCTCGGACCATGCCCGCTACATCACCGGCACTCAGCTCGTCGTCGACGCGGGCCTGACCCAGAAGACGACATGA
- a CDS encoding mycofactocin-coupled SDR family oxidoreductase: MTGRLAGKTAFITGAARGIGRAQAVRFAQEGAAIVGVDLCGPVESVQVPASTRDDLDETARLVENLGGRIVTETVDVRDVDALRVAAGRGADRFGGLDIVCATAGITSRAPAVDMAESMWRTMLDVNLTGVWNTCTATTPHLIPRGAGSIVLVSSIAGLRGLVGVAHYTAAKHGVVGLMRSLAIDLAPFGIRVNCVHPTNVDTPMIQNDVVSSAFRPDLGRPPSRQEFAEAATRMNMLPVPWVDPVDVANASLFLASDEARYITSVSLPVDAGATQR, translated from the coding sequence ATGACGGGACGGCTGGCGGGTAAGACCGCATTCATCACCGGGGCGGCGCGCGGAATCGGCCGCGCACAAGCGGTGCGGTTCGCCCAGGAGGGCGCGGCGATCGTCGGCGTCGACCTGTGCGGACCTGTCGAGTCGGTGCAGGTGCCGGCGAGCACGCGGGACGATCTCGACGAGACGGCCCGGCTGGTCGAGAACCTTGGCGGCCGTATCGTGACCGAGACCGTCGACGTACGCGATGTTGACGCGTTACGAGTGGCGGCCGGCCGGGGCGCCGACCGTTTCGGTGGTCTCGATATCGTCTGTGCCACAGCGGGAATCACCTCACGCGCCCCCGCCGTCGACATGGCCGAGTCCATGTGGCGGACTATGCTCGACGTCAATCTCACCGGCGTGTGGAACACCTGCACCGCCACGACGCCACATCTGATCCCCCGTGGGGCAGGTTCCATCGTGTTGGTGAGTTCAATCGCCGGGCTGCGGGGCCTCGTCGGCGTCGCTCACTACACGGCCGCCAAACATGGTGTCGTCGGCCTGATGCGAAGTCTGGCGATTGACCTGGCGCCGTTCGGCATTCGGGTCAACTGTGTGCACCCCACGAACGTCGATACGCCGATGATCCAGAACGATGTCGTCAGCAGTGCGTTTAGACCCGACTTGGGCCGGCCTCCGAGCCGACAAGAATTCGCCGAGGCCGCCACCAGGATGAACATGCTGCCGGTGCCGTGGGTCGACCCGGTGGACGTGGCCAATGCCAGTCTTTTCCTGGCCTCAGACGAGGCGCGATACATCACCTCGGTCAGCCTGCCGGTGGATGCGGGTGCGACTCAACGATGA
- a CDS encoding SDR family NAD(P)-dependent oxidoreductase: MLDVTKYGPWAVIAGGSEGVGAEFARMLAETGFNLVLIARKPGPLEETAQRCRTHSVEVRTVAADLLDPGAVMHIADQTADIEVGLLIYNAGASTCNELFLDTDLSEFQRVIDLNVTRMLEMVQHYGRQMADRGRGGIMVVGSLSGYMGAWRHTVYAGAKAFSRVFAESLWLELRERNVDVVELVLGVTRTPAMERVGLNFDAPGILVNEPAEVAAEGLAHLGDGPVWIAGGNAETAIRNSVPDRAAVVLESHEAIKALIAGAH, encoded by the coding sequence ATGCTCGATGTGACCAAGTACGGGCCGTGGGCTGTCATCGCCGGCGGCTCGGAAGGCGTGGGTGCCGAATTCGCGCGCATGCTGGCCGAGACCGGTTTCAATCTGGTGCTGATCGCGCGGAAACCGGGACCGCTGGAGGAAACAGCGCAACGCTGCCGCACCCACAGTGTCGAGGTGAGAACCGTCGCTGCCGATCTTCTGGATCCCGGAGCGGTCATGCACATCGCGGATCAGACCGCCGACATCGAGGTGGGTCTGCTGATCTACAACGCGGGCGCCAGCACGTGCAACGAGCTGTTCCTCGACACCGATTTGAGCGAATTCCAGAGGGTCATCGACCTCAATGTCACCAGGATGCTCGAGATGGTGCAGCACTACGGACGCCAGATGGCGGACCGTGGGCGCGGCGGCATCATGGTCGTCGGCTCGTTGTCCGGCTACATGGGAGCCTGGCGACACACCGTCTATGCCGGTGCCAAAGCGTTCTCCCGGGTCTTCGCCGAAAGCCTGTGGCTGGAACTGCGGGAGCGCAACGTCGATGTCGTCGAACTGGTGCTGGGTGTGACCCGGACCCCGGCGATGGAACGCGTGGGACTGAACTTCGACGCCCCGGGGATCCTGGTCAACGAACCCGCCGAGGTCGCCGCCGAAGGCCTCGCACATCTGGGTGATGGGCCGGTGTGGATTGCCGGGGGCAATGCGGAGACGGCCATCAGGAACAGCGTGCCGGACCGGGCAGCGGTGGTGCTGGAGTCCCATGAGGCGATCAAGGCGCTGATCGCAGGGGCGCACTGA
- a CDS encoding LLM class F420-dependent oxidoreductase: MRLGLSTPVVAQVPGSAAEWESRADISDLALIARAADDLGFDYLTCSEHVAIPAADAASRGAMYWDPLATLGYLAALTARIRLATSVLVLGYHHPLAIAKRYGTLDQVSGGRLVLGVGIGSLTEEFALLGATWEQRAERADDALRALRASLSTATPRHHGPYYEFKDLRLLPHAQQDRVPIWVGGRSRASLHRAVTLADGWMPFGLTVKEIRNLVAEVDLPAHFDMVLSAHLDPQRDPAATAAQLEMLRDAGATAVTCTVRADSSQHYCDQLAVLHDLKGR, translated from the coding sequence GTGCGGCTGGGGTTGTCAACTCCGGTCGTCGCGCAGGTCCCGGGGTCAGCGGCCGAGTGGGAGAGTAGGGCCGACATCTCCGATCTGGCCTTGATCGCCCGTGCTGCAGACGATTTGGGCTTCGACTACTTGACGTGTTCTGAACACGTGGCGATTCCCGCCGCCGATGCGGCCAGCCGCGGTGCGATGTATTGGGACCCGTTGGCGACCTTGGGATACCTCGCCGCGCTCACCGCTCGCATCCGGTTGGCAACCTCGGTGCTGGTGCTCGGTTACCACCATCCCCTGGCGATCGCCAAACGCTACGGCACTCTCGACCAGGTCAGTGGGGGACGGCTCGTGCTTGGAGTGGGAATCGGCTCGCTGACAGAGGAATTCGCGCTGCTTGGGGCCACTTGGGAACAGCGGGCCGAACGGGCCGACGATGCTCTTCGCGCGCTCCGGGCGTCGTTGTCCACAGCAACTCCGCGCCATCACGGTCCCTACTATGAGTTCAAGGATCTCAGGCTGCTACCACATGCCCAACAAGACCGGGTGCCGATATGGGTCGGCGGACGTAGTCGGGCCTCACTTCATCGGGCGGTGACACTGGCCGACGGCTGGATGCCATTCGGATTGACAGTCAAGGAGATTCGAAACCTGGTCGCCGAGGTCGACTTACCGGCTCACTTCGACATGGTGCTTTCCGCCCATCTGGATCCGCAACGCGATCCGGCGGCCACTGCCGCACAACTGGAAATGCTGCGAGACGCGGGTGCCACCGCAGTCACCTGTACCGTGCGCGCCGACAGCTCGCAGCACTACTGCGACCAACTCGCCGTGCTTCACGACCTGAAGGGGCGGTGA
- a CDS encoding nuclear transport factor 2 family protein yields the protein MADLDILARLQRLEDQQDIATLIASYGPAVDAGDAHSAAGLWTHDGRYDVEGWQMSGRQGVYDMVASDSHQELVAKGCCHFLGPAVVTVDGDRAVAVCESLVLVRRQGHEDLDHTDQYCVWRATANHFALDRVDGRWQITTRVSRVLDGDRLAHALLGAGLAGDPAPLDGRG from the coding sequence ATGGCCGACCTCGACATCCTGGCGCGACTGCAACGCCTCGAGGATCAGCAGGACATTGCGACTCTCATCGCCTCATACGGCCCAGCGGTCGATGCCGGCGACGCGCACAGCGCTGCGGGGTTGTGGACGCATGACGGCCGCTATGACGTGGAAGGGTGGCAGATGTCGGGCCGCCAGGGCGTCTACGACATGGTCGCCTCGGATTCTCACCAGGAGTTGGTGGCGAAGGGGTGCTGCCACTTCTTGGGGCCGGCGGTGGTGACGGTCGACGGAGACCGGGCCGTGGCTGTGTGCGAATCACTGGTGCTTGTGCGCCGCCAAGGTCACGAGGACTTGGACCACACCGATCAGTACTGTGTCTGGCGGGCGACTGCAAACCACTTCGCACTGGATCGGGTGGATGGGCGATGGCAGATCACCACTCGCGTCAGTCGCGTCCTCGACGGTGACCGTCTTGCACACGCGCTTCTCGGTGCCGGCTTGGCCGGTGACCCTGCGCCCCTCGATGGGCGCGGGTGA
- a CDS encoding enoyl-CoA hydratase, producing MAADDDDVVTYEVVGGTAVVTMNRPRYRNAQNSVMTYALDAAFQRAVSDDDVRVIVLAGNGDHFSAGHDIGTPDRDHHVSYENKAALWWDHVDKEGGDMRYAREVEVYLGMCRRWREIPKPTIAMVHGACIAGGLMLAWVCDLIVASEDAFFCDPVVRMGIPGVEYFAHPWILGSRFAKEMLFTGDKFGAQRAYEIGMVSRVVPKAELRDATLALAERIATMPRFGLALTKRAVNQCEDQMGLRNGMDAVFGLHHFAHAHNVEVGQDSLGGLDAKTMAAPRKRP from the coding sequence ATGGCTGCAGACGATGACGATGTGGTGACCTACGAAGTCGTCGGCGGAACGGCGGTGGTCACGATGAATCGGCCGCGGTACCGCAATGCGCAGAACTCCGTCATGACCTACGCACTCGATGCGGCGTTCCAACGGGCCGTCTCCGACGACGATGTGCGCGTGATCGTCTTGGCCGGCAACGGAGATCATTTCAGCGCAGGCCACGACATCGGCACACCAGACCGCGACCACCATGTGTCCTACGAGAACAAGGCCGCGCTCTGGTGGGATCACGTCGACAAAGAGGGCGGCGACATGCGCTACGCCCGCGAGGTCGAGGTGTATCTGGGCATGTGCCGGCGGTGGCGCGAGATCCCGAAACCCACGATCGCGATGGTGCACGGGGCGTGCATTGCCGGCGGACTCATGCTGGCCTGGGTGTGCGACCTGATCGTCGCCTCCGAGGACGCCTTCTTCTGTGATCCTGTGGTGCGAATGGGCATTCCCGGGGTCGAATACTTCGCGCACCCATGGATTCTGGGGTCCCGCTTCGCCAAAGAGATGCTGTTCACCGGGGACAAGTTCGGTGCGCAGCGCGCCTACGAGATCGGGATGGTCAGTCGAGTCGTGCCGAAGGCTGAACTCCGCGACGCGACGCTTGCGCTCGCGGAGCGCATCGCGACAATGCCGAGATTTGGTCTCGCGCTGACCAAGCGGGCGGTCAACCAGTGCGAAGACCAGATGGGACTGCGCAACGGTATGGATGCCGTGTTCGGGCTGCATCACTTCGCGCATGCGCACAATGTGGAGGTGGGCCAGGATTCGCTCGGTGGGCTGGATGCCAAGACGATGGCCGCACCTCGTAAACGTCCGTAG
- a CDS encoding HNH endonuclease signature motif containing protein has product MGSITAALDALDAAVEMLGAADIDELPVPQRFTALERLETAVRRQVAVSHEQITHLVRYEGCPPIANVLADVLRISRTAAKRRLRDAEQLTPRTTLTGDPLAALLPETGRAWAAGELDGEHLRVIQKFFRDLPDHVGPVEVDDAERALAQHARTMRPDQLEKVADRLAVHLNPDGKFSEEDRARKRGFQWCGGQRPDGMSVGKLVADPVLRAQLDALFAKVAAPGPDDVRNHAQRQHDALADVVGSCLGDPKLGQHNGLPVTMIVTTTLQDLQRRAGHAVTAGGTLIPVTDLIKAATPSYNYLAVFDGVTGKSLWLGRSKRLASADQRIMLLAKYRGCSAPGCTVNGYNSQVHHAAKDWKHGGNTDVDDMTLACKCDNLLVENDGWSTRQLPNGRTEWHPPPDVPLRGGTNDYHHPERLLAKDDEKD; this is encoded by the coding sequence ATGGGTTCGATCACCGCGGCGCTGGATGCACTCGACGCCGCGGTCGAGATGCTGGGAGCAGCCGACATCGACGAGTTGCCCGTGCCGCAACGCTTTACGGCTCTGGAACGACTCGAGACTGCGGTGCGTCGCCAGGTCGCGGTATCCCATGAGCAGATCACCCATCTCGTGCGGTACGAGGGCTGCCCGCCGATCGCAAACGTGTTGGCTGACGTGTTGCGGATCAGCCGAACTGCGGCCAAGCGCCGACTGCGTGACGCCGAACAACTGACCCCGCGCACCACGTTGACCGGCGACCCACTGGCGGCACTGCTGCCCGAAACCGGCAGGGCCTGGGCGGCGGGTGAGCTGGACGGCGAGCATCTGCGGGTCATCCAGAAGTTCTTCCGCGATCTGCCCGATCACGTCGGCCCGGTCGAGGTGGACGACGCGGAACGCGCCCTGGCACAGCACGCCCGGACGATGCGCCCCGATCAGCTGGAGAAGGTCGCGGACCGGTTGGCCGTACACCTGAACCCCGACGGCAAGTTCTCCGAGGAGGACCGGGCGCGCAAGCGGGGCTTCCAATGGTGCGGGGGCCAGCGGCCGGACGGGATGAGCGTTGGAAAGCTGGTCGCCGATCCGGTGCTGCGGGCACAACTGGATGCGCTGTTCGCCAAAGTCGCCGCCCCGGGACCCGACGATGTGCGCAATCATGCCCAGCGGCAACACGACGCATTGGCCGACGTGGTCGGTAGCTGTCTCGGAGATCCGAAACTGGGACAGCACAACGGACTTCCGGTGACCATGATAGTGACGACGACCTTGCAGGACCTGCAACGGCGTGCCGGGCACGCGGTCACCGCCGGCGGGACGCTGATCCCCGTCACGGACCTCATCAAAGCAGCAACGCCGTCGTACAACTACTTGGCGGTGTTCGATGGAGTCACCGGAAAGTCGCTCTGGCTGGGGCGCAGCAAGAGGCTGGCGTCGGCAGATCAGCGAATCATGTTGTTGGCCAAGTATCGTGGCTGTAGTGCGCCAGGCTGCACCGTCAACGGTTACAACAGCCAGGTCCACCATGCCGCCAAGGACTGGAAGCACGGCGGCAACACCGACGTCGACGACATGACGCTGGCGTGCAAATGCGACAACCTGTTGGTCGAAAACGACGGCTGGAGCACCCGCCAACTTCCGAACGGTCGGACGGAGTGGCACCCGCCGCCGGACGTACCCCTACGCGGCGGCACCAACGACTATCACCACCCGGAACGCCTGCTGGCCAAAGACGACGAGAAAGACTAA